One genomic region from Candidatus Nomurabacteria bacterium encodes:
- the lepB gene encoding signal peptidase I gives MSEIKSSSPVDYSNSPPANNPQPEQVSPLSPQDPQEEQDPSQEESSAESKSNTIKSIISTVILFLAAPLLALFLIVFVIQSYEVDGPSMQQTLHNKDLLIVSKIDRTLARITRSDYIPPRYQIIIFTLDESGGVSGGESRQLVKRVIGLPGERVVVKDGTVTVFNKEHPDGFNPDKDKEYSKSFSTTNGNVDVTVQPGQVFVMGDNRGNSLDSRYFGPIDDSTIVGKLGMRIFPLNKARTF, from the coding sequence ATGTCAGAAATCAAATCATCATCGCCTGTTGACTACTCAAATTCCCCTCCAGCAAATAACCCACAACCCGAACAAGTCTCACCACTTTCTCCTCAAGACCCACAAGAAGAACAAGACCCTAGTCAAGAGGAATCATCAGCTGAGTCAAAATCGAACACCATAAAAAGTATCATCTCGACCGTCATTCTATTCTTGGCAGCACCATTATTGGCACTTTTTTTGATTGTCTTTGTTATTCAGTCATACGAAGTAGACGGACCAAGCATGCAACAAACCCTACATAATAAAGACCTTCTGATTGTTAGCAAGATCGATCGCACACTTGCCAGAATCACTAGAAGTGACTATATTCCCCCACGATATCAAATAATTATATTCACTCTCGATGAATCGGGTGGAGTCAGCGGTGGAGAATCTAGACAATTGGTCAAGCGCGTTATTGGTTTGCCTGGTGAGAGAGTAGTTGTAAAAGACGGTACCGTAACTGTGTTCAACAAAGAACATCCAGATGGATTCAATCCCGATAAAGACAAAGAATACAGCAAGTCATTTAGCACTACAAATGGAAATGTAGATGTTACTGTTCAGCCAGGTCAAGTATTCGTTATGGGCGACAACCGTGGAAACTCACTTGACTCTCGATATTTTGGACCTATTGATGATAGTACAATAGTTGGTAAGCTTGGGATGCGTATATTCCCACTCAATAAAGCTCGTACTTTTTAA
- a CDS encoding ParB/RepB/Spo0J family partition protein, with translation MSGKTGLGRGLDALIPEEFDSSILENNERVQNLPINKVIPNPEQPRKHFEEEALNELAKSIKNHGIVQPLIVTKYNDDYRIIAGERRWRSAKIAGLKEVPAVVRSLKLIEELEVAIIENVQRVDLSPLEQAQSIERLHDQFNLSYAEIAKKLGKAVPTIHNTVRLLQLPKSAMQALKNGQISEGHARAILALKEDSQKQADLLESVLKFGWSVRQAEQFVTASRQEEKKSTKKVKEHMATTNTQTEALAKRLNTSINIRRTAKGGKLEVYFKDDDDLKRITTELIG, from the coding sequence ATGTCAGGTAAAACTGGGCTTGGCAGAGGGCTCGACGCATTGATTCCAGAAGAGTTCGACTCTTCAATTTTAGAGAATAACGAACGTGTACAAAATTTGCCGATTAATAAAGTAATACCAAATCCTGAACAACCCAGGAAGCATTTCGAAGAAGAAGCCCTTAATGAGCTAGCAAAATCGATTAAGAATCATGGAATCGTGCAACCGTTAATTGTAACGAAATATAACGATGATTATCGTATTATTGCCGGCGAAAGACGTTGGCGTTCTGCTAAGATTGCTGGACTAAAAGAAGTGCCTGCAGTCGTCAGATCCTTAAAACTAATCGAAGAGCTAGAAGTGGCAATAATTGAAAATGTTCAAAGAGTCGACCTCTCACCACTTGAACAGGCACAGTCGATAGAGAGACTACATGATCAATTCAATCTCAGCTATGCAGAAATTGCGAAAAAACTTGGCAAGGCAGTTCCGACTATCCACAACACAGTCAGACTTTTGCAGTTGCCAAAATCAGCTATGCAGGCGTTAAAAAATGGACAGATTTCTGAAGGTCATGCACGAGCCATCCTGGCATTGAAGGAAGACTCACAAAAGCAAGCAGACTTATTAGAGTCGGTTTTAAAATTTGGTTGGTCGGTTCGCCAGGCCGAACAATTCGTTACGGCTAGTCGTCAGGAAGAAAAGAAATCAACCAAAAAAGTTAAAGAACATATGGCAACTACTAACACTCAAACAGAAGCTTTAGCAAAAAGGCTCAACACGTCTATTAATATTAGACGAACAGCCAAGGGTGGAAAACTTGAAGTTTATTTTAAAGATGACGATGACTTGAAGCGAATAACCACAGAGTTAATTGGTTAA
- a CDS encoding ParA family protein, which produces MRHIIAILNQKGGVGKTTSTINIGAYLAKMGRSVLVVDLDPQGNATSGLGQQGNFDSTTYDVLLGRANLSEVIIDLDESNISLVPANANLAASEVELVSQPDRESRLRQSLAHASHDYVLIDCPPSLGLLSINALTASDYVIIPVQAEYYALEGLTQLLGTIQRVRKGLNPDLNLLGVVVTMYDSRTSLSESVYKELQKHFKQKLFKTVVPRNVRLAEAPSHGKTILAHDKWSRGARAYKALAKEIDQNVR; this is translated from the coding sequence ATGAGACATATAATTGCAATTTTGAACCAAAAAGGGGGTGTTGGCAAAACGACTAGCACTATAAATATTGGTGCATATTTAGCCAAAATGGGTCGCTCGGTTTTGGTGGTTGACCTAGATCCTCAAGGTAATGCAACCAGTGGGCTTGGTCAGCAAGGAAATTTTGATTCAACAACTTACGATGTATTATTAGGGCGGGCAAACTTGAGCGAGGTGATAATAGATTTAGACGAATCAAATATTTCTTTAGTGCCAGCAAATGCGAACCTGGCTGCATCCGAGGTTGAGTTAGTTTCTCAACCAGATAGAGAAAGTCGTTTACGTCAAAGCCTGGCACATGCGTCTCACGATTATGTTTTAATTGACTGTCCACCTTCGCTAGGTTTATTGAGCATCAATGCGTTAACAGCCTCAGATTATGTAATTATTCCAGTACAAGCTGAGTATTATGCCCTAGAGGGTTTGACCCAGTTATTAGGGACAATTCAAAGAGTGCGCAAAGGGCTTAATCCAGACTTAAATTTGTTGGGTGTAGTAGTTACGATGTATGATAGTCGAACCTCTTTATCAGAAAGTGTTTACAAAGAGCTTCAAAAACATTTCAAACAAAAACTATTCAAAACCGTTGTTCCTAGAAATGTTAGATTAGCTGAAGCTCCAAGTCATGGAAAGACAATACTGGCTCACGATAAGTGGTCCAGGGGGGCAAGGGCATATAAAGCATTAGCAAAGGAGATTGATCAAAATGTCAGGTAA
- a CDS encoding RNA-directed DNA polymerase yields the protein MAKDTPATTKASDIRKEWLVKELNKAYQRAKIGKSNKAEVIAFTKIAKAEISALAHEIDTRSYAPRPSTAFIVNKPVKREIFAANFRDRVVHHFLFNQVNSWWDARFIEDNYSCRVGKGTLYGIRRLDHHIRSVSLNYTRPAYVLKLDLLGYFMSLDRKKLYTRAMWGLDRQYPNQGHAYQVCKYLWKVIIFNDPIKNAIFNCPRSAWRGLPPSKSLFHQPKGRGIAIGNLTSQLLSNIYLDQLDRFVTFDLGFKHYGRYVDDFYIVSSNKNELVKVTKTIENYVSQHLDLLLHPHKRHLQEHNRGVAFLGAAIYPFRLHPGKRLKRNLLLALSNPDCSKETEASYRGLVKHYKYKRLLSGMKLRGGGYNKSMLGLA from the coding sequence ATGGCTAAAGATACTCCAGCAACCACTAAGGCTTCAGATATTCGCAAAGAATGGCTAGTAAAAGAGCTCAATAAAGCCTATCAGCGTGCTAAGATTGGCAAATCTAATAAAGCCGAAGTAATTGCTTTTACAAAAATCGCCAAAGCTGAAATATCGGCACTTGCCCATGAAATTGACACACGTAGTTACGCCCCACGCCCATCAACAGCCTTTATTGTAAACAAGCCTGTCAAACGAGAGATTTTTGCAGCTAACTTCCGTGATAGAGTTGTTCATCACTTTTTGTTCAACCAAGTAAATAGTTGGTGGGATGCAAGATTTATTGAAGATAATTATAGTTGCCGAGTAGGCAAGGGCACACTTTATGGTATTCGTCGGCTTGACCATCATATTCGTTCTGTTAGCCTAAATTATACTCGCCCTGCCTATGTACTTAAGCTAGATTTACTAGGATATTTTATGAGCTTAGACCGTAAAAAACTCTATACACGGGCGATGTGGGGGCTAGACAGGCAATACCCAAACCAAGGACACGCCTACCAAGTTTGTAAATATCTATGGAAGGTGATTATTTTTAATGATCCAATAAAAAATGCAATATTTAATTGCCCTCGAAGTGCTTGGCGTGGTTTACCACCCAGCAAAAGCCTGTTTCATCAGCCCAAAGGGCGAGGGATTGCTATTGGTAATCTGACTTCTCAGCTACTTAGTAATATCTATCTGGATCAATTAGATAGATTTGTGACATTTGATCTAGGCTTTAAGCATTATGGGCGCTACGTTGATGATTTTTATATTGTCTCTAGTAATAAAAACGAGTTAGTTAAAGTTACCAAGACAATAGAAAACTATGTGAGCCAGCATTTAGACTTGCTACTGCATCCACATAAACGGCATTTGCAGGAACACAATCGTGGCGTGGCCTTTCTCGGTGCAGCCATCTACCCATTTCGATTGCATCCGGGCAAACGCTTAAAACGTAACCTGCTCTTGGCCCTCTCAAACCCTGATTGTTCAAAAGAAACAGAGGCTTCGTATCGAGGGCTAGTCAAGCATTATAAATACAAAAGACTTCTCAGTGGTATGAAACTTCGGGGGGGGGGGTACAATAAAAGTATGCTTGGGCTGGCTTAA
- the rplU gene encoding 50S ribosomal protein L21: MKKAVIATGGKQYIVTEGETLEVERIKNEKANISFTPLLIIDGDKTIIGQPEVDGAKVTAKIVEETKADKVTSIRYKAKKRVKKVRGHRQILTKLLIDKITAK, translated from the coding sequence ATGAAAAAAGCAGTAATCGCCACCGGCGGCAAACAATATATCGTAACTGAAGGCGAAACTCTAGAAGTAGAGCGTATTAAAAATGAAAAGGCAAATATAAGCTTTACACCACTATTAATTATAGACGGAGACAAGACAATTATTGGTCAACCAGAAGTTGATGGTGCAAAAGTTACTGCAAAAATCGTTGAAGAAACTAAAGCCGATAAAGTAACCTCAATCCGCTATAAAGCTAAAAAACGGGTCAAGAAAGTTCGTGGTCATCGCCAAATCTTGACTAAACTTTTAATTGACAAAATAACAGCCAAATAA
- a CDS encoding isoleucine--tRNA ligase — MKFKSGTRRKPIEYEKDIIKQWKQNKTFEKSVEQRPENKRWVFYDGPPFLTGTPHHGHLLVSAIKDTVARYQTMQGHRVERVWGWDCHGLPAEVFVENQLGIKNKKEIGTKISIADYVQACRTAMVKTGTEWEDTIDRIGRWVEFKGAYKTMDNEYMESVWWAFKELYEKGKIYEGEKILIYCTKDATPISKSEVAMENSYQVDTDPSVFVYFQIEDTDEYLLAWTTTPWTLPANVAIAVNSAIEYSLVQYGDKKFYIATDAIKKVLTDKKHQLLDFKVLKTVLGKELIGLKYSPLFENRGPEAHIVLEADFVTAEDGTGIVHEAPAYGEEDYELCKKAGIPIVSIVDENGHYTEGRWLGKNIWEVNKEIAKTLVAEEKALKVEYIQHDYPHCHRCGTKLMYRAHPSWFMDIQAQKHEMLSATDKTRWVPKVLQEGRFHNIIESAPDWNLSRDRYWATPIPVWKGVRTDGTEVVRVFGSYEEFAKETGKKLNDYHLPMVMDVTFECDGVQMRHIGKVLDCWFESGSMPFAQFHYPFENKQQFEDGFPADFITEAIDQTRGWFYSLTAVNVALFGKSPYKNLICTGFVMASDGRKLSKKHKNYTDPVELMDKVSADAYRFTLMTSPLTSGDNFVLQDKDLNDVARKLGMVWNMYDFFTMYAEVDNFTFPYDASSSDAFLFHGMSNTAQSGTPDFSFHIGTEKLFPVEVDIKKLNNPLDIWIISRVHQLIKEVGQNMSKYQLADATRLILPFIDDASNWYVRRSRRRFWKSGDDEDKNDAYRTLHYVLVQLSMILAPFTPFLAEELYQKLTGGESVHLLDWPKVGQINEQVVDDMHNLRTYVNEGLSLRAKNQIKVRQPLQTVTIPENGKVFDFNEILKEELNVKEVKKGEFNLDLEITTELKSEGLAREVIRQVQNARKVKDLKVDAKINLLLSTEDDDLISAIKSYKQQISEETLANKLTIKDPTNKSLLPVKIEQYKLIIEIN; from the coding sequence ATGAAATTTAAATCAGGCACACGACGCAAGCCAATTGAATACGAAAAAGATATCATTAAGCAGTGGAAGCAGAATAAAACTTTTGAAAAATCGGTTGAGCAAAGGCCAGAGAATAAGCGGTGGGTGTTTTATGACGGCCCTCCGTTTTTGACTGGCACGCCTCATCACGGACATTTATTGGTTTCTGCCATAAAAGACACAGTTGCACGATACCAAACTATGCAAGGTCACCGTGTAGAGCGAGTTTGGGGTTGGGACTGTCATGGTTTGCCAGCCGAAGTGTTTGTAGAAAACCAACTAGGCATTAAAAACAAAAAAGAAATCGGCACCAAGATTAGTATTGCCGATTATGTGCAAGCTTGCCGAACGGCGATGGTAAAAACCGGTACCGAGTGGGAAGACACGATTGACCGGATCGGCAGGTGGGTAGAGTTTAAGGGTGCCTATAAAACTATGGATAACGAATACATGGAATCGGTTTGGTGGGCATTTAAAGAGCTTTATGAAAAGGGCAAGATTTATGAGGGTGAGAAAATTCTAATTTACTGCACCAAAGACGCCACGCCAATTAGTAAAAGCGAAGTAGCAATGGAAAATAGCTACCAAGTAGATACAGACCCAAGTGTATTTGTGTACTTTCAGATAGAAGATACCGATGAATATTTGCTTGCCTGGACAACCACGCCCTGGACTTTGCCAGCTAACGTAGCGATTGCCGTTAATTCGGCAATTGAATATTCGCTTGTGCAATATGGTGATAAAAAGTTTTACATTGCAACTGACGCAATAAAGAAAGTATTAACAGATAAAAAGCATCAACTACTAGATTTTAAAGTATTAAAAACAGTGTTGGGCAAAGAGTTAATTGGTCTAAAATACAGTCCGCTGTTTGAAAACCGCGGCCCAGAGGCCCATATTGTTTTAGAAGCCGATTTTGTTACAGCCGAAGACGGCACGGGAATTGTTCATGAAGCACCAGCTTATGGCGAGGAAGACTACGAGCTTTGCAAAAAAGCTGGTATTCCGATTGTGTCTATTGTTGACGAAAACGGTCATTACACCGAAGGGCGTTGGCTTGGCAAAAATATATGGGAAGTAAATAAAGAGATAGCAAAAACACTGGTAGCAGAGGAGAAAGCCCTCAAAGTAGAGTATATCCAGCACGACTACCCGCACTGCCATAGGTGTGGCACAAAGCTGATGTACCGTGCCCACCCCAGCTGGTTTATGGATATTCAAGCTCAAAAGCATGAAATGTTAAGTGCAACCGATAAAACAAGATGGGTGCCAAAAGTGCTGCAAGAAGGTAGGTTCCATAACATCATAGAATCTGCACCAGATTGGAACCTTAGCCGTGATCGTTATTGGGCAACGCCAATTCCGGTTTGGAAGGGTGTACGCACTGATGGAACGGAGGTAGTACGAGTTTTTGGTAGTTATGAGGAGTTTGCAAAAGAAACCGGTAAAAAACTGAACGATTACCACTTGCCAATGGTTATGGACGTAACTTTTGAGTGCGATGGTGTGCAGATGCGTCATATTGGGAAAGTGCTAGATTGTTGGTTTGAGAGTGGATCTATGCCATTTGCACAGTTTCATTATCCGTTTGAAAATAAGCAGCAGTTTGAAGACGGTTTTCCGGCTGATTTTATCACCGAAGCGATTGATCAAACTAGAGGCTGGTTTTATAGCCTAACAGCTGTAAATGTAGCTTTGTTTGGCAAGTCGCCATATAAAAACTTAATTTGTACCGGTTTTGTAATGGCGTCGGATGGTAGGAAGTTGAGTAAAAAACATAAAAACTATACTGATCCAGTTGAGCTTATGGATAAAGTTTCAGCAGACGCTTATCGTTTTACATTGATGACAAGTCCATTAACCAGTGGAGACAACTTTGTGCTTCAAGATAAAGACCTAAATGATGTTGCGCGTAAACTTGGTATGGTTTGGAATATGTACGACTTTTTCACAATGTATGCCGAGGTAGACAACTTCACATTTCCGTATGATGCTTCGTCGTCAGATGCGTTCCTCTTTCACGGTATGTCAAATACCGCTCAATCCGGTACTCCTGACTTCTCGTTTCATATCGGAACTGAGAAGTTGTTTCCGGTTGAAGTAGACATTAAAAAACTTAATAATCCTTTGGATATATGGATTATAAGCCGGGTACATCAGCTTATTAAAGAAGTTGGTCAAAATATGAGTAAGTATCAGTTAGCCGATGCAACAAGACTAATTTTGCCGTTTATTGATGATGCATCTAATTGGTATGTCCGCCGGAGCCGACGCCGGTTTTGGAAAAGTGGTGATGATGAGGATAAGAACGACGCTTATCGCACATTACACTATGTATTAGTGCAGTTAAGTATGATTTTAGCTCCGTTTACACCGTTTTTAGCAGAGGAACTGTATCAAAAATTAACAGGCGGTGAATCTGTACATTTACTTGACTGGCCAAAGGTTGGGCAAATAAATGAACAAGTGGTGGACGATATGCATAATTTACGAACATATGTGAACGAGGGCTTAAGCTTGCGGGCTAAAAATCAAATAAAAGTGAGGCAACCACTGCAAACAGTCACAATACCTGAAAACGGCAAAGTGTTTGATTTTAATGAAATTTTAAAAGAAGAATTGAATGTTAAAGAAGTAAAAAAAGGTGAATTTAATTTAGACCTAGAAATAACAACTGAGCTAAAAAGCGAGGGCTTAGCCAGAGAAGTCATAAGGCAAGTTCAAAACGCCCGCAAGGTAAAAGACTTAAAAGTTGATGCAAAGATAAATCTACTGCTTTCAACAGAAGACGATGATCTCATCAGTGCAATCAAAAGCTACAAACAGCAAATTTCTGAAGAAACTCTAGCAAATAAATTAACAATAAAAGACCCAACAAATAAAAGCTTGTTACCGGTTAAGATTGAACAGTACAAACTGATAATTGAAATAAATTAA
- a CDS encoding DUF262 domain-containing protein: protein MKIDLHRIKIRVALAGFQDNAEHGVVAYNGELDVRPKYQREFVYSGKQRDEVIRTVRQNFPLNVMYWMVRGDGGYEVLDGQQRTISIGQYINGDFSVDDLFFHNLTAEEQEAILEYELMIYFCEGTDSERLKWFEVINIAGEKLTPQEIRNAVYTGTWLSDAKLKFSKSNCVAYLLASDGGQLVAGAPLRQEILEKALSWINKGEIRDYMARHQHDKNADELWRYFQDVIAWARRIFPNYRGEMKNVPWGELYNEHKDDDLNADELEREVSRLMQDDDVTSKSGIYSYLLTGHEKYLSVRSFSDRMKREAYERQKGDCVARGAVCGGKHWEIGEMEADHITPWSEGGKTVSENCQMICKEDNRRKSDR from the coding sequence ATGAAAATTGATTTACATCGTATCAAAATCCGTGTCGCCCTTGCTGGCTTTCAGGACAATGCCGAACACGGCGTAGTTGCATATAATGGTGAACTTGATGTTCGCCCAAAATATCAGCGAGAGTTTGTTTATAGTGGCAAACAGCGTGATGAAGTAATTCGCACAGTTCGCCAAAACTTCCCGCTCAATGTCATGTATTGGATGGTGCGTGGCGACGGCGGTTATGAGGTGCTTGATGGGCAGCAACGAACGATTAGCATCGGACAATATATTAACGGTGATTTTTCGGTTGATGATTTATTTTTTCATAATCTAACTGCCGAGGAGCAAGAGGCAATACTTGAATACGAATTGATGATTTATTTTTGCGAAGGGACAGATAGCGAGCGATTAAAATGGTTTGAGGTCATTAATATCGCTGGCGAAAAACTAACTCCGCAGGAAATTCGAAACGCTGTTTATACTGGGACATGGCTATCGGACGCCAAGCTGAAGTTTAGTAAAAGTAACTGCGTAGCGTATCTGCTGGCTAGCGATGGTGGGCAATTGGTGGCGGGAGCACCTTTGCGTCAGGAAATCCTAGAAAAAGCTTTATCTTGGATAAATAAGGGCGAAATCCGTGACTACATGGCTCGTCATCAACACGACAAAAACGCCGATGAATTATGGCGATATTTTCAGGACGTGATAGCGTGGGCACGGCGGATATTCCCAAATTATCGGGGTGAGATGAAAAATGTGCCGTGGGGCGAGCTTTATAATGAGCATAAAGACGATGATTTGAATGCCGACGAGCTAGAGCGGGAAGTTTCTCGGCTGATGCAAGATGATGATGTTACTAGCAAGTCGGGGATATATTCTTATCTTTTGACGGGTCATGAGAAATATCTCTCGGTGCGTAGTTTCTCTGATCGGATGAAGCGTGAAGCTTACGAAAGGCAAAAGGGAGACTGTGTAGCTAGAGGCGCAGTGTGTGGTGGCAAGCATTGGGAGATCGGCGAAATGGAGGCCGATCATATTACGCCGTGGAGTGAAGGCGGCAAAACCGTAAGTGAAAACTGTCAAATGATATGTAAAGAGGATAATCGCAGAAAGAGTGATAGATAG
- a CDS encoding adenine-specific methyltransferase EcoRI family protein → MAQKVLQKAKQSKKDEFYTQSKDIEDELRYYKAQFKGKTVYCNCDDPYESNFFRYFVLNFKQLELKSLITTSYKPSPIDEVQLTLSLGIEEPKMPKQKGRPKVKAKRFVINDVGDIDGDGAYNLADVAKQLQINKNNEWVTLKGDKDYPAGDFRSKECVALLEKADIVVTNPPFSLFREYIAQLVEHDKKFLIIGNKNAITYKETFSLIKDNKLWLGYRNINSDMWFEVPEDQAYEKMVDGKKVKHIMACWFTNLDTTKRHEEFEMYRSYTPELYPHYDNYDAINVNVVADIPKDYTGVMGVPITFLDKFNPSQFKLLGQMVTTKIDDFNFGYPYLNGKKIYARILIKNKKVEK, encoded by the coding sequence ATGGCTCAAAAAGTTCTGCAAAAAGCTAAACAGTCAAAAAAAGATGAGTTTTATACTCAGTCAAAAGACATTGAAGACGAGTTGCGATATTATAAAGCTCAATTTAAGGGTAAAACTGTTTATTGTAACTGCGATGACCCATATGAGAGCAATTTTTTTCGTTACTTTGTATTAAACTTTAAGCAGTTAGAGCTAAAATCACTGATTACGACCAGCTATAAGCCGTCGCCGATAGATGAAGTGCAACTAACACTATCTTTGGGGATAGAAGAGCCAAAAATGCCTAAACAAAAAGGTCGTCCAAAAGTTAAAGCAAAACGATTTGTTATCAATGATGTTGGTGATATTGATGGCGATGGAGCATACAATCTAGCCGATGTTGCCAAGCAACTTCAGATAAACAAAAACAACGAATGGGTGACACTTAAAGGTGACAAAGATTATCCAGCCGGCGATTTTCGCAGTAAAGAATGCGTAGCGCTACTAGAAAAAGCAGATATCGTGGTGACGAATCCACCATTTAGTCTTTTCCGCGAATATATCGCACAGCTGGTGGAGCACGATAAAAAGTTTTTGATAATTGGCAATAAAAATGCGATTACCTATAAAGAAACTTTCAGTTTGATAAAAGATAATAAACTGTGGTTGGGCTATCGTAATATCAATAGTGATATGTGGTTTGAAGTACCGGAGGATCAAGCTTATGAAAAGATGGTTGACGGCAAAAAAGTAAAGCACATTATGGCCTGTTGGTTTACTAATCTAGACACAACCAAACGACATGAAGAGTTTGAGATGTATCGTAGCTATACCCCAGAATTGTACCCGCACTATGACAACTATGATGCAATAAATGTTAATGTAGTGGCTGATATACCCAAAGATTATACAGGAGTGATGGGCGTACCGATAACTTTTTTGGATAAATTTAATCCCAGTCAATTTAAACTTTTGGGACAGATGGTAACAACAAAAATTGATGATTTTAACTTCGGATATCCATACTTAAATGGAAAGAAAATTTATGCACGTATTTTAATTAAAAACAAGAAAGTAGAGAAATAA